Proteins encoded together in one Candidatus Bathyarchaeota archaeon window:
- a CDS encoding DUF424 family protein yields MSEVYIKKYKEKNSLIAICDKDLLNKTFHEGKLKLEVKEDFYGNELCTVEEAISLLDNVELANLVGERIIDAAIRNDLVDPQAVMHIEGIPHVQIMKLTL; encoded by the coding sequence ATGAGTGAGGTTTATATCAAAAAGTACAAAGAGAAAAATTCATTGATTGCCATATGTGATAAAGATCTGCTAAACAAAACTTTCCATGAAGGCAAACTCAAGTTAGAAGTCAAAGAGGATTTCTATGGCAATGAGTTATGTACTGTTGAAGAAGCTATCAGTTTATTGGACAACGTGGAATTGGCGAATTTAGTTGGTGAAAGAATTATTGATGCAGCTATAAGGAATGATCTTGTAGATCCACAAGCAGTTATGCATATTGAAGGTATACCTCATGTTCAGATAATGAAACTAACTCTCTAA
- a CDS encoding translation initiation factor IF-2 subunit beta has translation MSEEYLKNLDRVLEKIPKKAASRERFEMTEPSSRIFGPKTIIFNFNDICSNMNRDPRQVLKFLSKEMATAASTDGGRAIFQGKFNNNSITQLLNVYCNKYVVCPICKRPDTNIEKEDRFLFLICEACGAKSSITST, from the coding sequence TTGAGCGAAGAATATTTGAAGAATCTCGATAGGGTTTTAGAGAAGATACCGAAAAAAGCTGCATCTCGCGAAAGATTTGAGATGACTGAACCCTCAAGTAGAATATTTGGTCCAAAGACAATAATTTTCAATTTTAATGATATTTGCTCAAATATGAATAGAGATCCTCGTCAGGTTTTAAAATTCTTATCTAAGGAAATGGCAACAGCAGCTTCAACAGATGGAGGTCGCGCTATATTTCAGGGGAAATTTAATAATAATTCAATAACTCAATTACTTAATGTTTATTGTAATAAGTATGTAGTATGCCCAATTTGTAAAAGACCTGATACTAATATAGAAAAAGAAGATAGATTTTTATTCTTAATTTGTGAAGCTTGCGGTGCAAAATCATCAATTACATCTACATGA